TCCGTGCGATACCAAAGGAGCCGGTCGCCGTCAGCCCCGACGGCGCACCATCACTCGCGACCATGGCCGCCCGGAACTTGGCGATCGCCTCAGTCGGCTTCCCCTCGGCGAGGAGCAGTTCCGCCTCCAGCCAGGCGATCTCGGGCTGCAGACTCCGCGACGTCGCGGCGCCAGGACGGTCGGTCATCATGCGCGCCAACAACGCGCGTCCGCGTGCCGGTGCATTCGCCATGGCATAGAGTCGAATCGTGGTTCCCCAGGGGCGGTCCACGGCCGGGATCGCCGTCCACTGCGAACTCGCGACGATCTTGTCGAACTGCGCGACGGACTGCGGGAGCTGCAACCCCGCAAAGATGTTGGTGGCTGCCTCGACGTAACCGTCCAACGCATTGGGGATGCCACGCGCCGCGAGGATCGCATCGAGGCTGCCGGCGTGGCTCCGGAACGCGGCAAGCTGGCCTTGCGTCAACGCCACATCGGCGAGGATTGCCTGCGCCCCCATCTGCTCTGGAACCGATGTGGATCGGGCGACCCGCTCCATCACGCGCTTCGCGGAATCGATGTCGCCGCGCACGAAGGCCGCGAGCCCCACGGCCCCGATGATATTGAACTCCTCAATCGCGGCAGGGGAGACCTTCCGAATCGAGTCGATGAAGCGTTCGGCGTCGTCGTAGCGACCGACCTCCAGCAGCGAGTTGGCGTACTTGCCTGCATTGCGACCGTTCGGGGCGATCCGGAATTGCCGTTCCGTATACCGCAACGCACTGTCGTACTGCTCGCGGCTGCGATAGAGGAGCGAGAGCTGATTGAGCGGGGCGGTCTGGGTCGAGTCGATGGTGATCGCGGCCGAGTAGGCCGTCAGCGCCTTCCCGCGATCGCCGAGCGTGCTGTGCCCCTGGTTGAAGGCGCCAAGCACGAGGTTCTTCTCGAGTGGCGGCAACCGGTCGGCGTAGCGCGCCGCACGCTCGAGCGCGGAGTCGCGCGCGATCTGTGATGCGCCGGAGTTGGTGAGCGCGGCGTTCAGTTTCCGGTACGCCAGTGCGAAGGTCGAGTCGAGCGCGATCGCTTCGCGGAGCAGCGTGACGGCGCGATCAAAGTCGCTCTCGACGTCGTTGGCGCGCGTCGCCTCGGTGTACTTGCGGAGCGCCTCGAGGTTGGCGGTCGTGGCGCGCTCGAGCGGGACGGCGTTCTGCACTTCCTTGAGCGACTCGCCCAGCTTGCCACGGAGCTTCCTGGTCAGATCGTCGACGACATTGAGCAGATCCTTCACGCCGTCGGCGGTGCCCTGATACGACGCGAGCACCGTGCCCTGCGCCGTCGACGTCAGCTCGATCGAGACGAGGTAGCCTGGGCCGGCCGCGGCGAGTCGGCCACCGAGGATCGCTTTCGCCCCGGCGCGCGTGGCGACGGCCTTGGCGGTGGCCAGATCGAGCGGCGTGCTGTCGGGGCGCTGCATCCGCACGAGCTCTGCCGCCACATCCGACGGGCTCAACACCGTCACCGCGCGCGATTGCGACATCGCGGCGCGCACCGCCGCCTGCACGATCGGCGCGAGCGTCGAGTCGCCACCGGTCGTGGTGAAGTCGGCCAGCAAGACCTTGTCCTGCGCCGCGAGCGTGCCGCTCGCGAAGAGCGACGCCGCGGGGCCGATCCCCATCTGCCGCGTGACCATGTAGCCGATCACCAGCAGCACGAAGCTGCCCATGGTGACCATGCCGTAGCGCAGGTTGCGGCGCCATGACAGGTGCGGATTGGCCTTGAGCGCGATCGTCGCCAGCGTCCCCGACGGCGCCCGTCCCACCATCGTACCGCCGGGCGTGAGCGTCGGCGTGGCGCGGGCACTGCGCCGCGCGACCGACTTGGCGTACCCGGTGAGCAGCAGCATCGGCAGCCCGAGCAGCATCAGGCCGACCGCGCCCGGGTAAGTCCACTCGGGGAGGCCGATCGCCACCACCGCGGCCTTCGCCACGATTGCCACCGCGACCGTCGCCATCACGTACAATCCGAACGCCTTGCCGAACGACCCGGGCCCGGAGAGCGCCATCGTCGGCGATGAGCTGGAGGAGGCGGTCGTGACCTCGTCGAGCGTGCGCAGCACTTCGGTCGCGTTGTTGACGCGGTCGGCCGGATCCTTCTCCAGGAGCTGCTTGACGAGCGCGGCGAGCGCGGGCGGACAGTCGCTCCGCTTCTGCGTGGCCAACGGCGGCGTCTCGCTCAGGTGTGCGGCGAGCATCCGCTGCGGCGTGCGGTCGGCGAACGGACTCGCCCCGGTGAGCAGCTCGTACGCCATGCAGCCCAACGCGTAGAGATCGACGCGATGGTCGATCGTCGGATCGCCGGCGACCTGCTCCGGCGCCATGTACGCCGGCGTGCCGATGCTCGTCCCCACGGAAGTGAGCGTGCCGCCGGCCACTTCCGCACGCGAGGCACTGAGTGCCTTCGCGATGCCGAAGTCGGTCACCACCGCGGTGCCACCCGAGAGGAGCACGTTGTCGGGCTTGATGTCGCGATGGACGATGCCGCGCGTGTGGGCGTACGCGAGCGCCTTGGTGACGTCGCGCAAAATCGCGATCACATCGGCGATCGGCATTCCGCCACCACGGATCCGGGTGCGGAGCGACTCGCCCTCGACGAACGGCATCGTGAAGTAGGGCAAGCCGGCGACGTCACCGGCCGCCAGCACCGGGACGATGTTCGCCTGCTGGAGCGACGCCGCCAGCAGGATTTCCCGCTCGAACCGCTCGGCGTTGATCCCCTGCGCCAGCTCCGGCGAGAGGACCTTGATCGCCACCATGCGGGCAAGTCGCACTTCCGTGGCCAGGAAGACCCGCGACATCCCGCCGCCGCCGAGTTCCCGCTCAATGCGGAACGCGTCACCGAGATGGGCCTGGAGCTGGTCGCGAAGGTCCACGGGGGTCCTGAGAGCTGGGAAGACGGCGGGTCGGGCGTGAGGAGACCGCATAAGTGTAGGGCTGGCGCGGGGTTGACGCCAGCACGGCGGCACTGCCCCGGGCCATCGCCGCCACCCCCCATTGACAGAACCGGCGCATATGGTGAAATATCAGCAGTGCTGAATTATCAGCAGGAACCCGCACCTCGGAGTCTCGATGCCGAAGCCCTCCCTGACCGACGACCTCTCCCGGCGCGAACGCCAGGTCATGGACGCCCTTCACCGCCGTGGCGAGGCCACCGTGGCGGAGATCCTCCGCGATATCCCCGACCCGCCGTCGTACTCGGCGGTCCGGTCGATCCTCCGGATCCTCGCCGAGAAGCACTTGGTGACCTTCCAGGAGGATGGGCCGCGCTACGTCTACCGCCCCGCCACTCCCACGACCCAGGCCCGCGCCGACGTCCTCAAACAGGTGGTGCACACCTACTTCGCCGGCTCGACCGAGCAGGCGTTCACCGCCCTGCTCCAGATGGCCGACGCGACGCTCTCGCCCGAGGAGCTCGCCCGCATCCGCGAGCGGATCCGCGACGCCGAAGCGAAGGGGCGCTAACCGATGACCCTGACTTCATTGCTCGGCATCGGGACCCCCTCCGGTCCGACGCTCCTTCTCGTGCTGAAGGCCACCACCATCCTGCTGGTGACCGTCATGCTGGCCGGCGCACTGCACAAGGCCTCCGCAGGGGTCCGTCACCTGGTCTGGCTGGTGGCGATCGCCGCCGTGCTGCTCCTCCCGGCGCTCTCACGCTGGATGCCGCTCGACTTGCCGGTGCTCCCCGCCGCGGCCAGCGTTGCCACGGTGACGCCGCCCCCGGTCGACAATCAGCAGATCACCACCGTCGCCCCCGCGCAGCAACAGTCGACGCCGAGCACTGCGCCGGCCTCGACCACGCCGACCCGTGCCCTGCCATCGATCGGCACCATGCTGATCGGTCTCTGGGCCGCGGTCGCGCTGCTGCTGATTGCACGGCTCATCCACGGCACCCTCGCCGTGCAGCGCATCGTGCGCAGCGCGAAGCCGCTCGCCGATGACGACTGGAACGATCGTCTCTACGATGTGGCCGATCGCCTCGGCATCGCCCGCGCGCCGCGCGTCGTGAAGAGCGAATCGATCCACGTCCCCTTCGCCACCGGCCTCCTCAACGCCACGATTGTCCTCCCGGCCGAGTGCGACAGCTGGACGCCAGGCCAGCGCGACGCCGTGCTGATTCACGAGCTCGGGCATGTGCGTCGTCGCGACCTCCTCGGCCACACGCTCGGTCGCGTCGCCTGCGCGGTCTACTGGTTCCATCCATTGGTGTGGACGGCCGCGCGCCGGCTGCGTGATGCGAGCGAGCGCGCTTGCGATGACCTCGCGATCCGCCTCGGCTCGCGGCCGAGCGAGTACGCCGAGCATCTGCTGCAGATCGTCACCGCGGTCGGGCGTCCGGCGGTACCGAGCGTGGCGCTCGCGATGGCGCAGCGGAAGGAGTTCGAAGGGCGCATGCTGGCGATCCTCGACCCGGCACTCCGTCGCGAGGCGCCGCCGCGCTGGCAGGTGGCGTCGATCACCGGTGCGCTGATGGCGATGTCGCTGCTGGTCGCGGCGGCCGCACCGGCGCCCGCACCGGCTCAGGCCAAGCCGCTCGAGATCGCGAACAGCGCGACGAAGACCGTCCACGCCGATCCGCCGCAGGATCCGCTGCCGGTCGCGAAGCCGGCGCCGAAGGCGTCGCCCGAACCGGCCACGACGCCCGACGCGAAGTCGACCGTGGTGAACATCAATCCGAACGTGCGGATCAATGTCCGCACGCAGGGCGAGTTGCCTGCCGAGATCCGTGATGCGAATCCCGAGCTGCTCGCGAAGATCCTCCGCACCGACAGCAGCGCCGAAGTGCGCCGCGTGGCAGCGTGGGGGCTGCACGATCACGCCGACGTTCCGGTGGCCTTCAGCGCGTTGAGCGCGGCCGCCGAACGCGATGCCGACGCCGATGTCCGCACCATGGCGGTCTGGGCGCTCGAGTCGTCGCGCGACACCAAGGTCAGCGAGTTGATCGGCCGCGTGCTCGCGCGCGACAGCGACGCCGATGCGCGCGAGATGGCGGCGTGGGCGCTCGGCCAGTTTGCCGATCCGTCAGCCGCCGCACCGCTGGCCGCAGCGCTCGCCAAGGAAACGTCCGACCGCACGCTGGGCACCATCGCCTGGGCCATCGGCACCGTCCCGATGGAGCGCGCCCCGGCGAAGCTCACCGCGCTGCTCAGCAACGAGTCGAAGCACACCCGACTCACCGCCGCGTGGGCGCTCTCGAACATCGCCGACAAGGCGAC
The DNA window shown above is from Gemmatimonadota bacterium and carries:
- a CDS encoding protein kinase produces the protein MDLRDQLQAHLGDAFRIERELGGGGMSRVFLATEVRLARMVAIKVLSPELAQGINAERFEREILLAASLQQANIVPVLAAGDVAGLPYFTMPFVEGESLRTRIRGGGMPIADVIAILRDVTKALAYAHTRGIVHRDIKPDNVLLSGGTAVVTDFGIAKALSASRAEVAGGTLTSVGTSIGTPAYMAPEQVAGDPTIDHRVDLYALGCMAYELLTGASPFADRTPQRMLAAHLSETPPLATQKRSDCPPALAALVKQLLEKDPADRVNNATEVLRTLDEVTTASSSSSPTMALSGPGSFGKAFGLYVMATVAVAIVAKAAVVAIGLPEWTYPGAVGLMLLGLPMLLLTGYAKSVARRSARATPTLTPGGTMVGRAPSGTLATIALKANPHLSWRRNLRYGMVTMGSFVLLVIGYMVTRQMGIGPAASLFASGTLAAQDKVLLADFTTTGGDSTLAPIVQAAVRAAMSQSRAVTVLSPSDVAAELVRMQRPDSTPLDLATAKAVATRAGAKAILGGRLAAAGPGYLVSIELTSTAQGTVLASYQGTADGVKDLLNVVDDLTRKLRGKLGESLKEVQNAVPLERATTANLEALRKYTEATRANDVESDFDRAVTLLREAIALDSTFALAYRKLNAALTNSGASQIARDSALERAARYADRLPPLEKNLVLGAFNQGHSTLGDRGKALTAYSAAITIDSTQTAPLNQLSLLYRSREQYDSALRYTERQFRIAPNGRNAGKYANSLLEVGRYDDAERFIDSIRKVSPAAIEEFNIIGAVGLAAFVRGDIDSAKRVMERVARSTSVPEQMGAQAILADVALTQGQLAAFRSHAGSLDAILAARGIPNALDGYVEAATNIFAGLQLPQSVAQFDKIVASSQWTAIPAVDRPWGTTIRLYAMANAPARGRALLARMMTDRPGAATSRSLQPEIAWLEAELLLAEGKPTEAIAKFRAAMVASDGAPSGLTATGSFGIARSFDKAKQPDSAMVYFERYLSVEPAVRFGGINDPFALAATEKRLGELYDAKGERATALKHYEAFATQWKDADAELQPAVVSVRKRIEELKRLGG
- a CDS encoding HEAT repeat domain-containing protein, producing the protein MTLTSLLGIGTPSGPTLLLVLKATTILLVTVMLAGALHKASAGVRHLVWLVAIAAVLLLPALSRWMPLDLPVLPAAASVATVTPPPVDNQQITTVAPAQQQSTPSTAPASTTPTRALPSIGTMLIGLWAAVALLLIARLIHGTLAVQRIVRSAKPLADDDWNDRLYDVADRLGIARAPRVVKSESIHVPFATGLLNATIVLPAECDSWTPGQRDAVLIHELGHVRRRDLLGHTLGRVACAVYWFHPLVWTAARRLRDASERACDDLAIRLGSRPSEYAEHLLQIVTAVGRPAVPSVALAMAQRKEFEGRMLAILDPALRREAPPRWQVASITGALMAMSLLVAAAAPAPAPAQAKPLEIANSATKTVHADPPQDPLPVAKPAPKASPEPATTPDAKSTVVNINPNVRINVRTQGELPAEIRDANPELLAKILRTDSSAEVRRVAAWGLHDHADVPVAFSALSAAAERDADADVRTMAVWALESSRDTKVSELIGRVLARDSDADAREMAAWALGQFADPSAAAPLAAALAKETSDRTLGTIAWAIGTVPMERAPAKLTALLSNESKHTRLTAAWALSNIADKATLPAIRAALKQPQDAGTTRALLRAAMAMDPSPEGLSDLLTSSDPGVRAAAVAAMSGKRSIDPWPWPWPRPRPNP
- a CDS encoding BlaI/MecI/CopY family transcriptional regulator — its product is MPKPSLTDDLSRRERQVMDALHRRGEATVAEILRDIPDPPSYSAVRSILRILAEKHLVTFQEDGPRYVYRPATPTTQARADVLKQVVHTYFAGSTEQAFTALLQMADATLSPEELARIRERIRDAEAKGR